Proteins from a single region of Macaca thibetana thibetana isolate TM-01 chromosome 4, ASM2454274v1, whole genome shotgun sequence:
- the FAM8A1 gene encoding protein FAM8A1 codes for MAEGHEEARGRPPGQDDGGGDHELVPSLRGPATTAVPCPRDDPQAEPQAPGRPIAPGLAAAAATDELDSPRELRKRGEAASGSGPGLQEQADCEAPEAAAPRERPARLSAREYSRQVHEWLWQSYCGYLTWHSGLAAFPAYCSPQPSPQSFPSGGAPVPQAAALPPPQLGYYNPFYFLSPGAVGPDPRTAAGISTPAPVAGLGPRAPHVQASVRATPVTRVGSAAPSRSPSETGRQAGREYVIPSLAHRFMAEMVDFFILFFIKATIVLSIMHLSGIKDISKFAMHYIIEEIDEDTSMEDLQKMMVVALIYRLLVCFYEIICIWGAGGATPGKFLLGLRVVTCDTSVLIAPSRVLVIPSSNVSITTSTIRALIKNFSIASFFPAFITLLFFQHNRTAYDIVAGTIVVKRNGVR; via the exons ATGGCCGAGGGGCACGAGGAAGCCCGAGGCCGCCCTCCCGGGCAGGACGATGGCGGAGGGGACCACGAGCTCGTCCCTTCCCTGAGAGGCCCTGCTACCACCGCCGTCCCATGCCCCCGCGACGACCCCCAAGCCGAACCCCAGGCCCCGGGTCGGCCCATAGCCCCGGGCCTcgcggccgccgccgccaccgACGAATTGGATTCGCCGCGCGAGCTCAGGAAGCGCGGGGAGGCGGCCTCCGGCTCCGGTCCGGGGCTGCAGGAGCAGGCGGACTGCGAGGCGCCCGAAGCCGCGGCGCCGCGGGAGAGACCGGCGCGGCTGAGCGCCCGCGAGTACTCCCGGCAAGTGCACGAGTGGCTGTGGCAGTCCTACTGCGGCTACCTCACCTGGCACAGCGGCCTGGCCGCCTTCCCCGCCTACTGCAGCCCCCAGCCGTCCCCGCAGAGCTTCCCTTCGGGCGGCGCTCCTGTTCCCCAGGCCGCGGCGCTGCCGCCCCCGCAGCTGGGCTATTACAACCCCTTCTACTTCCTGAGTCCCGGGGCCGTGGGGCCTGACCCGCGGACAGCTGCCGGCATCAGCACCCCTGCTCCAGTCGCGGGCCTGGGACCCCGGGCTCCTCACGTGCAGGCGTCGGTCCGGGCCACTCCAGTGACGAGGGTAGGATCCGCAGCCCCTTCGCGAAGCCCGAGCGAGACCGGGCGACAGGCAG gcAGAGAATATGTTATTCCATCCTTGGCCCACAGATTTATGGCAGAGATGGTGgatttctttattctcttctttataaaagcAACCATTGTCTTAAGCATTATGCACCTCAGTGGGATAAA GGATATCTCTAAGTTTGCTATGCATTATATAATAGAAGAAATAGATGAAGACACATCAATGGAAGACTTGCAGAAAATGATGGTTGTGGCTCTTATATACAGATTATTAGTTTGTTTCTATGAG ATAATTTGCATTTGGGGAGCAGGTGGAGCTACCCCAGGGAAGTTCCTACTGGGGCTTCGAGTTGTGACATGTGATACATCAGTGCTTATTGCACCAAGTCGGGTTTTAGTGATTCCTTCCTCAAATGTGAGCATTACAAC gTCCACTATACGAGCTTTGATCAAGAATTTTTCGATTGCTTCTTTTTTCCCTGCTTTCATCACACTGCTGTTTTTTCAGCATAATCGAACAGCTTATGACATTGTAGCAGGAACCATTGTGGTAAAAAGAAATGGAGTCAGATGA